The proteins below are encoded in one region of Rhizophagus irregularis chromosome 13, complete sequence:
- a CDS encoding uncharacterized protein (SECRETED:cutsite_AQA-LA; SECRETED:prob_0.2683); SECRETED:SignalP(1-20), with amino-acid sequence MVKVLVLGATGFIGFSVAQALARSGHETFGLYRKVEKTKELAKNEIFPILGDADDVSTWISIAEQVEVIIDATSPFNDGEKHTKIILDAVFEIGKKRFENNEPKLTFIYTSGIWVYDGSSYNVKYESTSLKTDKKLMTWRPSIEKAIVESKFINGIVIRPGGVYGKSGSLTALWFEGAIKGELFGIGTKDVRWCLVHVDDLADSYLRAVERAELISGQIFNIINNQSDSIGDILEAVARITEYKGEIKYKSPTNEYEEAMASSGIFSNKKAQTILGWNQRQLGFIDGINIWWNSYKAYTQ; translated from the exons atggttaaagTTTTAGTACTTGGAGCCACAGGGTTCATAGGATTTTCTGTAGCTCAAGCATTAGCTCGTTCAGGACATGAAACATTTGGGTTATATCGTAAAGTcgaaaaaacaaaagaattaGCTAAAAATGAAA tttttcCTATACTTGGAGATGCAGATGATGTCTCAACATGGATTTCTATAGCAGAACAAGTTGAAGTGATAATTGATGCGACATCACCATTCAATGATGGAGAAAAacatacaaaaattatattagatgCAGTATTTGAAATTggtaaaaaaagatttgaaaataatgaaccaaaattaacatttatttatacttcAGGAATTTgg gtATATGATGGAAGTtcatataatgtaaaatatgaaTCAACATCATTGAAAACggataaaaaattgatgactTGGAGACCATCAATAGAAAAAGCCATAGttgaatcaaaatttattaatggtATAGTAATTAGACCTGGAGGTGTTTATGGTAAAAGTGGTAGTTTAACAGCATTATGGTTTGAAGGTGCAATTAAAGGAGAATTATTTGGTATTGGAACAAAAGATGTTAGATGGTGTTTAGTACATGTTGATGATTTAGCTGATTCTTATTTAAGAGCTGTGGAAAGAGCTGAATTAATTAGtggtcaaatttttaatattataaataatcaatcaGATTCAATCGGTGATATTTTAGAAGCTGTTGCTAGAATTACAGAATACAAAg GAGAAATTAAGTATAAAAGTCCTACAAATGAATATGAAGAAGCAATGGCAAGTTCgggaattttttcaaataaaaaagctCAAACTATACTTGGATGGAATCAACGTCAATTAGGCTTTATTGATGGAATTAATATTTGGTGGAATAGTTATAAAGCATATACtcaataa
- a CDS encoding uncharacterized protein (SECRETED:cutsite_AQA-LA; SECRETED:prob_0.2392); SECRETED:SignalP(1-20) — protein MVKVLVFGATGFIGFSVAQALARSGHETFGLYRKVEKTKELAKNEIFPVLGDTNDVSTWIPTAIQADVIIDATSPSNEPTKHAKIILDAVIEIGKKRLENNEPALTFIYTSGLWIYGGLPYDIKYESTPLNTDVKLELWRPSMEQAIVESKFINGIIIRPGGVYGKSGSLTALWFEDAIKGELCGIGSKDVRWSLVHVDDLADSYVRAVERAELIKGQKFIIVNNQSESIGDMFDAIARITQYKGEVKYKSPTNEFEEAMASTGIFSNKKAQAILGWKQRQLGFVDGINTWWNSYKAYTQ, from the exons atggTTAAAGTTCTAGTATTTGGAGCTACAGGGTTTATAGGATTTTCCGTGGCTCAAGCATTAGCTCGTTCGGGACATGAAACATTTGGGTTATATCGTAAAGTcgaaaaaacaaaagaacTAGCTAAAAATGAAA ttttcCCCGTACTTGGAGATACAAATGATGTCTCAACATGGATTCCAACAGCAATACAAGCTGACGTGATAATTGATGCTACATCACCATCCAACGAACCAACAAAACatgcaaaaattatattagatgCAGTAATAGAAATTGGTAAAAAAAGATTGGAAAATAATGAACCAgcattaacatttatttatacttcAGGATTAtgg atatATGGAGGGCTTCcatatgatataaaatatgagTCAACACCATTGAATACAGATGTAAAATTAGAACTCTGGAGACCATCGATGGAACAAGCCATAGttgaatcaaaatttattaacggTATAATAATTAGACCTGGAGGCGTCTATGGTAAAAGTGGTAGTTTAACAGCATTATGGTTCGAAGATGCAATTAAAGGAGAATTGTGCGGTATTGGTTCAAAAGATGTTAGATGGAGTTTAGTACATGTTGATGATTTGGCCGATTCTTATGTAAGAGCTGTAGAAAGAGCTGAATTAATTAAAGgccaaaaatttattattgtaaataatcaatCAGAATCGATAGGTGATATGTTTGATGCTATTGCTAGAATAACCCAATACAAAG gaGAAGTTAAGTATAAAAGTCCTACAAATGAATTTGAAGAAGCAATGGCAAGTACaggaattttttcaaataaaaaggCCCAAGCAATACTTGGATGGAAACAACGTCAATTAGGGTTTGTTGACGGAATTAACACTTGGTGGAATAGTTATAAAGCATATACTCAATGA